GCTGGTCGGGGAGACCGATGATGGCCTCAAGCATGTCGTTCTCAATAATCCAACGGCGGATATTGCTCTCGCCACCTCCTGCGTCGCCGGTAAAAAGAGGAGAACCATTAAAAACAACAGCGATCCGCGACCCCTCGCCGCCGTCGTCAGGAGCCGTCTCCATTTTTGAGATCATATGCAACAGGAAAAGGAGAGCCCCATCATTGATGCGAGGCAGGCCGGGACCGAAGCGCCCGGAGAAACCGAACTCTTTGTGCTCCTTCGTGACGTGACTTTTCTCGGGTTTCCACTCCACGCCGAAGGGAGGGTTGGCTAACATATAGTGGAATTTTTCATCGGGGTGGCCATCCCCATCGACGAAGCCTTCCTTGGATTTGCCGGTGCCTAGGGTGTTACCGAAGATGATGTTTTTCACATCCTCGCCCTTGATCATGAGGTCAGAGCCGCAGATGGCGTAGGACTCGGGATTGTATTCCTGCCCGAAGAGTTCGAGATTGGCGCCGGGGTTGAGCCCTACCTCGGGGTCAACAATAAGTTTCTCTGCTTCAGAGAGCATCCCTCCCGTGCCACAAGTGGGATCGTAGATTTTAATGACCTTGCCATCTTTATAGACGAGGTCATCGTGGGTGAAGAGCAGGTTGACCATGAGACCAATGACCTCGCGCGGGGTGAAGTGGTCTCCGGCTTCTTCATTGGCCTGCTCGTTAAAACGGCGGACGAGGTCCTCGAAGACATAGCCCATGGCGATATTCGGAATACCATCAGGTCTTTTTTTTGTCTGAGGATGAAGATCAACGGCTGCGATTTCCTTGATGATTTCAAAGAGCCGGTTGGCCTCATCAAGCTTCTCAATTTCCTCCTCAAATTTAAATTTTTCGATGATGATGCGGGCACGAGAAGAAAATCCAGCGATGAAGTTAACCAGGTTGGCTGCCAGTTTATCAGGATCGCCGAGGAGCTTCTGGAACGTGAACTCACTGATGTTATGAAAGGTCAGATCAAACTTCCGGTTGATCATCTTTTCGATCGTTTCAGCGTTATATTTCCCCTCGGCCATCAGCTTCTGGTGCATAGCGACAACTTCGTCCTTCGAGTCTTCGAGAACGCAGTCGAGGCGACGTAAGACGGTGAGTGGAATCATTACCCGCCTGTATTGCGGTGGCCGGTAAGGGCCGCGGAGAAGATTGGCGATGTTCCATATAACATCACCTTGTTCTTTAAATGCGTCGAGATTACTCATATGTCGTGGCTTATAAAACAGCTTAAATTTAATAGCATTAAAGCATTCTACGTGGTCGAGAAAGATGTTCACGCGTTTGCCTTGCGAGCACATCTATCAACAAACATGAGCACTGCCTAGGATGAAATCAGGCAATAAAAAGAGTTTTTGGACATATAAAAACAGATTGTGCTATAAATAATACACTTTGAGACAGGTTCACACGCGCCTGGGGATCTACTTCCGAGCGCAACCTTGCGCTCAACACCCCGGTTTTGATCCAAATTTTTGTAGGCCCATATATGCACCAGGGTTTATAAATAGGAAAACTATTCACTTATACCGGAGCGCCTCAGGGCGCTCCAAATCTCTCAAGATATACCTAGTCCCGACCTGACAGAATGTCACAAAGGTCACACTCCTACACGCGCGAGGCAATCTACCAGGTGTAAATAATCCGTTTGATGCCGTTGGCGATATGCTATCGCCCAACCTCGATTCGATCAAACCGTTGTAATCAAGGGCCTTGTAGA
The Oceaniferula marina DNA segment above includes these coding regions:
- a CDS encoding type I restriction-modification system subunit M; the encoded protein is MSNLDAFKEQGDVIWNIANLLRGPYRPPQYRRVMIPLTVLRRLDCVLEDSKDEVVAMHQKLMAEGKYNAETIEKMINRKFDLTFHNISEFTFQKLLGDPDKLAANLVNFIAGFSSRARIIIEKFKFEEEIEKLDEANRLFEIIKEIAAVDLHPQTKKRPDGIPNIAMGYVFEDLVRRFNEQANEEAGDHFTPREVIGLMVNLLFTHDDLVYKDGKVIKIYDPTCGTGGMLSEAEKLIVDPEVGLNPGANLELFGQEYNPESYAICGSDLMIKGEDVKNIIFGNTLGTGKSKEGFVDGDGHPDEKFHYMLANPPFGVEWKPEKSHVTKEHKEFGFSGRFGPGLPRINDGALLFLLHMISKMETAPDDGGEGSRIAVVFNGSPLFTGDAGGGESNIRRWIIENDMLEAIIGLPDQLFYNTGIYTYIWIVTNRKQSERSGKVQLINGTDFAWKMKKSLGDKRKRLGDTTEGSPDHIATLTKLYGDFQDEIRMAVGDIQTNIDPERDQTKSLFVSKIFENREFGYLKITVERPLRLNFTVTDERIERFKETKTFINLAISRKRKDKEKIKKEELEGRAAQDAILGALDGMKPSFADGQLVKDRKDFEKQLIDAFEEAEIILDAALKKTILAPGSLGEKDPTAEICYDSKGCPEPDPDLRDTENVSLPDGISLPLPVGYEKKPKVEALLELVGQHCEDYLTAEVLPYRPDAWIDHSKIKIGYEIPFNRHFYEYEPPRCLEEIEKDIEGLEKEIMNMLKEVV